The Pyrobaculum sp. 3827-6 genome has a segment encoding these proteins:
- a CDS encoding uL15 family ribosomal protein, translating to MVRRFKRAVKYRRGSRTHGWGRVGQHRKSGGSGGKGMVGFHKHKWSLVMKYGESGTGWPFYGKHGFKQPLPISIQWRPINVGTLSEIIREMKQSGKAVEEGGRYVVNLLDLGYNKLLGGGSIDIPVIVYTPVASRLAVEKIEKAGGEVRILSAIHR from the coding sequence ATGGTGAGGCGCTTTAAACGCGCTGTTAAGTACAGGAGGGGCTCTCGCACCCACGGCTGGGGCAGAGTGGGGCAACACAGAAAAAGCGGCGGCTCGGGAGGCAAGGGCATGGTGGGGTTCCATAAACACAAGTGGTCTCTCGTCATGAAATACGGCGAGAGCGGCACCGGCTGGCCTTTCTACGGCAAACACGGGTTTAAACAGCCTCTCCCCATCTCAATCCAGTGGAGGCCTATAAACGTCGGCACGCTGTCTGAAATAATTAGAGAGATGAAACAAAGCGGAAAGGCCGTAGAGGAGGGCGGTAGATATGTGGTAAACCTCCTCGACCTGGGATACAACAAGCTCCTCGGAGGCGGCTCGATAGACATACCGGTGATTGTATACACCCCAGTGGCCAGCAGACTTGCCGTGGAAAAGATCGAGAAGGCAGGCGGAGAGGTTAGGATTCTATCCGCCATACACAGGTGA
- the secY gene encoding preprotein translocase subunit SecY — MDLLTLLPTVSRPPRRLPLSRRLFWTAVVAAVYILMTITPLYGIQHQTRQGSQPAQELLSIIFGTAYGTLAHLGIGPIVIAGILLEVFAFSGLLNLDLNKREDRLKFTLLLKWVALGIAAVEATAYVLGGQFNVTGPLGGLLVILQLLIATVIIMLLDDLMSKGWGIGSAISLIIFLGVSRQIFLSLFSWDVAKDNTGQLHLVGLIPALGVALYDLFTTGNAAGILRLIDRRVILEGQTSPTTLPDLIGLFTTLLLGYIILYLEMMKVNIPVTAGQYRGIKFTIPLRFVYVSVLPIIFTTYSLLLVGQLLLPFYETSPVIAEIVRVIFPPLRYFYDVPALVLHYIIYVALATVFAWIWVNLAGLSAEDQARQFAQSQLHVPGFRQSEKILAKILERPINALTVISGFIAGSFAALGNILGVWGGGAGLILLVEIALQYYALVMREQMLDMYPGLKQVLGQ; from the coding sequence ATGGATTTACTAACTCTCCTACCGACCGTCTCCAGACCGCCCCGCCGCCTCCCACTCTCCAGAAGACTATTCTGGACGGCCGTCGTGGCCGCCGTCTATATCTTGATGACTATCACCCCGCTCTATGGAATACAACATCAAACTAGACAAGGCTCCCAGCCAGCGCAGGAGTTGCTCTCGATAATTTTCGGAACTGCCTACGGCACCCTAGCGCACCTAGGTATCGGCCCAATAGTCATCGCCGGCATTTTGCTAGAGGTATTCGCCTTCTCCGGCTTATTAAACCTCGACTTGAATAAACGTGAAGATAGGTTAAAATTCACCCTGTTGCTAAAGTGGGTAGCCCTCGGCATAGCCGCCGTGGAGGCAACCGCGTACGTGCTAGGCGGCCAGTTCAACGTGACGGGGCCTCTCGGCGGCCTCCTCGTAATACTCCAGCTTCTAATCGCAACAGTGATTATCATGCTACTAGACGACTTGATGTCAAAGGGCTGGGGCATAGGTAGCGCCATTAGTCTAATTATTTTCCTCGGCGTCTCGAGACAGATATTCCTCAGCCTCTTCTCTTGGGACGTGGCTAAGGATAACACCGGCCAACTCCATTTAGTTGGCCTAATACCGGCGCTGGGCGTTGCGCTGTACGACTTATTCACCACGGGCAACGCGGCAGGCATCCTGAGGCTCATAGACCGGCGGGTAATTCTAGAAGGCCAGACGTCACCAACGACCCTCCCAGATCTTATCGGACTATTCACAACGCTTCTCCTCGGCTACATAATTCTCTACTTGGAAATGATGAAGGTTAATATCCCAGTCACCGCCGGGCAGTACAGAGGTATTAAGTTCACCATACCACTCAGATTCGTATACGTCTCGGTTCTCCCCATTATATTCACCACCTACTCGCTACTTCTAGTGGGGCAACTACTACTCCCCTTCTACGAGACCAGCCCAGTAATTGCGGAGATCGTGCGGGTAATATTCCCGCCGTTGAGGTATTTCTACGACGTACCGGCTTTAGTTCTGCACTACATAATCTACGTAGCACTTGCCACCGTCTTTGCCTGGATCTGGGTGAATTTGGCAGGCCTCAGCGCTGAGGACCAGGCGAGGCAGTTTGCCCAGTCGCAACTACACGTGCCAGGTTTCAGACAGAGCGAGAAGATACTTGCGAAGATACTGGAGAGGCCTATAAACGCCCTCACGGTAATAAGCGGGTTTATCGCCGGTTCATTCGCCGCGCTTGGAAACATACTGGGGGTGTGGGGAGGCGGGGCCGGACTCATACTCCTTGTAGAAATCGCACTGCAGTACTACGCGCTTGTCATGCGCGAACAGATGCTAGACATGTACCCCGGCCTAAAACAGGTACTGGGCCAGTAA
- a CDS encoding molybdenum cofactor guanylyltransferase: MAVLVVFAGGRSVRFGRDKCTHRIGGKRLIDYVIEAGLGVARRVVIAAGQNAALYQGEDVLLDSQRFSGPLAAVDAAVHSVDDVLLFAPCDAPYLKARVFEELLNAEAPLAAWVFPNGRVESTIFKAQPAPAKGALDFLSRFRRGRVDDLFRIVPTAFLSMERRGVDPSWFININRPGDLERRFVEIRQRIFVEDYVLRWSQPPLVKWLEAGDVGALREEFLKYVEAGLLSMAAHVAKDLAAAARGYGVLAEAIYDAVDIDKAR; encoded by the coding sequence ATGGCTGTGCTTGTCGTCTTCGCTGGCGGCCGCTCTGTTAGATTTGGACGGGATAAGTGCACCCACCGCATAGGAGGGAAGCGGCTGATCGATTACGTGATAGAGGCTGGTTTGGGCGTGGCTAGGCGCGTCGTGATTGCGGCGGGGCAGAACGCCGCGCTGTACCAAGGCGAGGACGTGCTTCTAGACAGCCAGCGCTTCTCGGGGCCGCTCGCGGCGGTGGACGCCGCAGTGCACTCCGTAGACGATGTGCTACTATTTGCGCCCTGCGACGCCCCGTATCTAAAGGCTAGGGTGTTTGAAGAGCTCCTAAACGCCGAGGCTCCGCTAGCCGCCTGGGTTTTTCCCAACGGGAGGGTGGAGTCGACAATTTTCAAAGCTCAGCCAGCTCCGGCGAAGGGCGCGCTCGATTTCCTAAGCCGTTTTAGGAGGGGCAGAGTTGACGACTTGTTTAGAATTGTCCCGACCGCGTTCCTCTCAATGGAGAGGCGCGGCGTAGATCCAAGCTGGTTTATCAACATAAACAGACCCGGCGACTTGGAAAGGAGATTTGTAGAAATTAGGCAGAGGATCTTCGTCGAGGACTATGTGCTTCGCTGGTCTCAGCCTCCGCTTGTGAAGTGGCTGGAGGCGGGGGACGTGGGGGCGCTGAGAGAAGAGTTTTTGAAGTATGTAGAGGCCGGTCTTCTCTCGATGGCGGCGCATGTGGCGAAGGACCTCGCCGCCGCGGCGAGGGGCTACGGCGTGCTTGCCGAGGCTATATACGACGCCGTTGATATAGATAAGGCGCGCTAG
- a CDS encoding glucodextranase DOMON-like domain-containing protein, producing the protein MKRVFYILFLAVLLSAQPVNLVFIFHNHQPWYIDFDKNELILPWVRMHAVGNYLKVPLLINESGVPVAFTLSGSLIEQLNWYANGTYTDFRYRISEKLARGEPLTPEEKYAMLKVPGGFFDINWQNILYGHPRYAVLLGMRNDAFSKCPPENVTCVVSKFSDQDLLDLATLFNLLWIDPSIARRYPDIWAMRNKTSFTPGDLKRVLEVHTQLIRQVLPLYRELARRGAVELVPVPYSHPLMPLLADMGAHDDLKIHIALSNGLFQRYLGVKPLGVWPPEQAVNDEVLRLFAEYNYTWTVTDEDVLRATWPGASHFGLYYVDYGGRRLYIFFRDKTLSDNLGFRYSSLTPEAALADFVNYLRRVPRGDCSVVVVALDGENPWENYPNFGDDFLIHFFRGLSQLEKNGTVKIWKPSDFVKACADKAAELPLREFKYFDLGFDISFYKSIRDLPRRSVKGRIAEGSWSGGGSLAVWIGDPDENVWWMWVKKAREDVGINRSWSVLFPLLVAEASDWPFWYGNDMGSPITFDPVAKSALKAYYQRAGLQPPPYLLSSAYPAGTPREDKLVARGEGKVVTYQRATVYVNTTHIWVEGGPCGVFYISNPDVPRSPYIYRGAVRGIRGEPLDIVADMAVDTCTGSVYLSDGGRFYPVGRAAQISLIGAKPGGRLYVEHGGLVYLLGIPEAQAAQQLLIKARDPVGDDFGTGRYQYPKNPVFKPGVFDLTEFAVYDMGDKLRFVFGVRELGGNPWGGPSGFSLQFFHVYINKGRGERNDTLGLRVALCREAAWDVALLIGPGWSGGNRIVYSDGTYIDDAMSIKPGPNNTVVADVPKKYVGDFGRDWKFTVFLTSWDGYGPDNIRNFGVLADEWTAGGADPAAVLAGVAPRVFDLLADTADQQIKALTSYKAARLPNGTYLGKPAVVCTYVSASKPPETQTATITVTVTQTTREVSTTVETRIETRTTTAVSTVTSTERQVVKEVDWATSLAMAAAALAAGVVAGILLRRR; encoded by the coding sequence ATGAAGAGGGTCTTCTATATCCTCTTCTTAGCTGTACTCCTATCCGCCCAGCCCGTAAACCTCGTCTTTATCTTCCACAACCACCAGCCCTGGTATATAGATTTCGACAAAAACGAACTTATACTGCCGTGGGTTAGGATGCACGCCGTCGGCAACTATCTAAAGGTCCCCCTGTTGATAAACGAAAGTGGGGTCCCCGTTGCCTTCACCTTGTCGGGTAGCTTAATAGAGCAGTTAAACTGGTACGCCAACGGCACGTATACAGATTTTAGATACCGCATATCTGAAAAACTAGCCAGAGGGGAGCCCTTGACTCCGGAGGAGAAGTACGCGATGCTGAAGGTGCCCGGCGGCTTCTTCGACATCAATTGGCAGAATATTCTCTACGGCCATCCGCGGTACGCCGTGTTGCTTGGGATGAGAAACGACGCCTTTAGCAAATGCCCCCCGGAAAACGTCACATGCGTCGTCTCGAAATTCAGCGACCAAGACCTTCTAGACCTCGCCACGTTGTTTAACCTCCTGTGGATAGATCCCAGCATAGCGAGGAGGTACCCCGACATATGGGCTATGAGGAACAAAACCTCCTTTACACCCGGCGATCTCAAAAGAGTCCTAGAGGTGCATACACAGCTCATAAGGCAGGTGCTTCCTCTGTACAGAGAGCTGGCGCGGCGGGGCGCCGTCGAGCTCGTGCCGGTGCCCTACTCCCACCCCCTCATGCCGTTGCTAGCCGACATGGGAGCCCACGACGATTTGAAGATACATATAGCCCTCAGCAACGGGTTATTCCAGAGGTATCTCGGGGTTAAGCCGCTCGGCGTCTGGCCGCCGGAGCAAGCCGTCAACGACGAGGTGTTGAGGCTATTCGCCGAGTATAACTACACGTGGACCGTGACAGACGAGGATGTCTTGAGGGCGACGTGGCCAGGCGCTAGCCACTTTGGCCTATACTACGTGGACTACGGCGGACGCCGCCTCTACATATTCTTTAGAGACAAGACGCTGTCAGACAACCTAGGCTTTAGGTACTCGTCGCTTACGCCGGAGGCCGCCTTGGCTGATTTTGTCAACTACCTGAGGCGAGTCCCCAGGGGGGACTGCTCCGTGGTGGTCGTGGCCCTCGACGGGGAGAACCCCTGGGAGAACTACCCCAATTTCGGTGACGACTTCCTTATCCACTTCTTCAGAGGCTTGTCTCAGCTGGAGAAAAACGGCACTGTTAAGATATGGAAGCCAAGTGACTTTGTAAAGGCGTGTGCCGACAAGGCGGCGGAGCTCCCCCTCAGGGAGTTTAAATACTTCGACCTTGGGTTCGACATCTCGTTTTACAAATCAATACGTGACTTACCGAGGCGAAGCGTTAAGGGCAGGATAGCGGAGGGCTCGTGGTCGGGAGGGGGTAGTCTCGCGGTGTGGATAGGCGACCCGGACGAAAACGTCTGGTGGATGTGGGTTAAGAAGGCGCGTGAAGACGTTGGGATAAACCGTAGCTGGTCTGTGCTCTTTCCTCTTCTAGTCGCCGAGGCCAGCGACTGGCCGTTTTGGTACGGCAACGACATGGGGTCCCCCATCACCTTCGACCCCGTGGCTAAGTCGGCGCTGAAGGCGTACTACCAGCGCGCCGGGCTACAGCCCCCGCCTTACCTTCTGTCTTCCGCCTACCCAGCCGGCACTCCCCGGGAGGATAAGCTCGTGGCTAGGGGGGAGGGGAAAGTTGTGACGTATCAAAGAGCCACGGTATATGTAAACACGACGCATATATGGGTGGAGGGGGGACCATGCGGCGTGTTCTACATATCCAACCCCGACGTGCCTAGATCCCCCTACATCTATAGAGGCGCTGTGAGGGGCATCCGCGGCGAGCCGCTGGACATCGTGGCGGACATGGCTGTGGACACCTGCACGGGCTCTGTGTACCTCTCAGACGGGGGGAGGTTCTACCCCGTGGGCCGCGCGGCTCAGATAAGCCTCATCGGCGCCAAGCCCGGCGGCCGGCTCTACGTAGAGCACGGGGGGCTGGTGTACCTCCTGGGTATTCCCGAGGCCCAGGCGGCGCAGCAACTCCTCATAAAGGCGCGGGACCCCGTGGGCGACGACTTCGGCACGGGGCGCTACCAGTACCCCAAGAACCCAGTGTTTAAGCCCGGCGTCTTCGACTTAACGGAGTTCGCAGTGTACGACATGGGGGACAAGCTGAGGTTTGTATTCGGCGTGAGAGAGCTGGGGGGCAACCCCTGGGGCGGGCCCTCGGGCTTCTCGCTACAGTTCTTCCACGTCTACATAAACAAGGGCCGCGGCGAGAGAAACGACACACTAGGCCTCAGAGTGGCGCTGTGTAGAGAGGCGGCGTGGGACGTGGCGCTGTTAATAGGGCCGGGGTGGAGCGGGGGCAATAGAATAGTGTACTCCGACGGCACTTACATAGACGACGCCATGTCGATCAAACCTGGGCCTAACAACACCGTTGTGGCAGACGTGCCGAAGAAATACGTCGGCGACTTCGGCAGAGACTGGAAATTCACAGTCTTCCTCACCTCGTGGGACGGCTACGGCCCCGACAACATTAGAAACTTCGGCGTATTAGCCGACGAGTGGACGGCGGGGGGCGCCGATCCAGCCGCCGTGCTGGCCGGCGTGGCGCCTAGAGTTTTCGATCTGCTGGCGGACACGGCCGACCAGCAGATCAAGGCGCTGACGTCGTACAAAGCCGCCAGGTTGCCAAACGGGACTTATCTAGGTAAGCCGGCAGTGGTGTGTACATACGTCTCCGCGTCTAAGCCGCCGGAAACGCAGACGGCGACCATCACAGTCACCGTCACGCAGACAACACGTGAAGTCTCAACCACCGTTGAGACGCGGATTGAGACCCGGACAACCACGGCTGTGAGTACAGTCACCAGCACCGAGAGGCAGGTTGTGAAAGAGGTTGACTGGGCCACTTCACTAGCTATGGCGGCCGCAGCCCTGGCCGCTGGCGTCGTTGCTGGGATTTTACTAAGACGCAGATAA
- a CDS encoding Glu/Leu/Phe/Val dehydrogenase has protein sequence MSHTGGAYITTAFLENTLYMIKRGVELGGLPVEFYEALSKPKRILIVNIPVKMDNGKIQYFEGYRVQHCDVLGPFKGGVRFHPEVTLADDVALAVLMTLKNSLAGLPYGGAKGAVRVDPKKLSQRELEELSRGYARAIAPLIGDVVDIPAPDVGTNAQIMAWMVDEYSKIKGYNVPGVFTSKPPELWGNPVREYATGFGVAVVTREMAKKQWGQLEGKTVAIQGLGNVGRWTAYWVAKLGAKVVAVSDINGVAYKKDGLNTDIIAENRGLSGPSLLETFVAKDGAEHIRNPDAIFSLEVDVLIPAAIENVIRGDNVGGVKARVVVEGANGPTTPEAERVLYQRGVLVVPDILANAGGVVMSYLEWVENLQWYIWDEEETRRRLESIMTANFNRVYQRWEREKQWTMRDAAIVTALERIYKTMKTRGWI, from the coding sequence ATGAGCCACACGGGAGGTGCTTATATAACAACGGCTTTTCTAGAAAACACCTTATATATGATAAAACGCGGCGTGGAACTGGGGGGTCTGCCTGTGGAGTTTTACGAAGCTCTTTCTAAACCTAAGCGCATCCTTATCGTCAACATCCCCGTAAAGATGGATAATGGAAAGATCCAGTACTTCGAGGGTTATCGTGTTCAGCATTGTGATGTTCTTGGTCCTTTTAAGGGTGGTGTTCGTTTTCATCCTGAGGTTACTCTTGCCGACGACGTGGCTTTGGCGGTGTTGATGACGCTTAAAAACAGCCTCGCGGGTCTTCCCTACGGCGGGGCTAAGGGGGCTGTTAGAGTAGATCCCAAGAAGCTCTCCCAGCGGGAGCTTGAAGAGCTGTCGAGAGGCTACGCCAGAGCCATAGCCCCGCTGATAGGCGACGTGGTTGACATCCCAGCCCCAGACGTGGGGACAAACGCCCAGATAATGGCATGGATGGTAGACGAATACTCCAAGATAAAGGGATACAACGTGCCCGGCGTATTCACCTCCAAACCCCCAGAGCTCTGGGGAAACCCAGTAAGAGAATACGCCACAGGCTTTGGTGTGGCTGTGGTGACAAGAGAAATGGCAAAGAAGCAATGGGGTCAATTAGAAGGGAAGACGGTGGCGATACAGGGCTTGGGCAACGTGGGGAGGTGGACTGCATATTGGGTGGCTAAGCTCGGCGCTAAGGTGGTGGCTGTGTCCGATATAAATGGCGTGGCGTATAAAAAAGATGGTCTGAATACAGATATAATCGCGGAGAATAGAGGCCTAAGCGGCCCCTCGTTGCTTGAGACATTTGTGGCAAAAGACGGCGCGGAGCATATACGTAACCCAGACGCCATCTTCTCCCTAGAAGTCGACGTGCTTATTCCTGCTGCTATTGAGAATGTTATTCGTGGGGATAATGTGGGTGGTGTTAAGGCTAGGGTTGTGGTGGAGGGGGCTAATGGCCCTACTACGCCGGAGGCTGAGCGGGTTTTGTACCAGCGTGGTGTCTTAGTGGTGCCAGACATCCTCGCAAACGCCGGCGGGGTGGTGATGTCCTACCTGGAGTGGGTGGAGAATCTCCAGTGGTATATATGGGACGAGGAGGAGACTAGACGCAGGCTGGAGTCTATAATGACTGCCAACTTCAACCGGGTGTATCAGAGGTGGGAAAGAGAAAAGCAGTGGACTATGAGAGACGCAGCGATAGTCACAGCCCTAGAGAGAATATACAAAACCATGAAAACAAGAGGATGGATCTAG
- a CDS encoding HEPN domain-containing protein — protein MERIAGVHLKWYQRHISHMASALEAAEDGDRRSACYHAYQAVTALLSGILGLDPDAPGAVMKTLKSLLLKVSEEVPQDVEKCADRLEKGYFGEESACVECAEAITDYLHQFLNLPHNT, from the coding sequence ATGGAGAGAATCGCCGGCGTACACTTGAAGTGGTACCAGAGACATATTTCACACATGGCATCTGCGCTGGAGGCGGCTGAAGACGGCGATAGAAGATCTGCATGTTACCACGCCTACCAGGCGGTGACGGCCCTATTAAGCGGCATACTAGGCCTAGACCCAGATGCGCCGGGAGCTGTTATGAAGACTCTAAAGTCTCTATTATTGAAAGTCTCAGAGGAGGTTCCACAAGACGTCGAGAAGTGCGCAGACAGACTTGAAAAGGGGTACTTCGGCGAAGAGTCTGCATGTGTAGAATGCGCCGAAGCGATTACAGACTACCTACATCAATTTCTCAACCTACCCCACAATACATAA
- a CDS encoding ATP-dependent glucokinase, giving the protein MALYLGVDVGATWTRALLVDANARVLNRVKIKTGVNPLADVAAAVENWEFDSIGVGSIGPMDLRSGWVVNSPNSPSRQFPLVDPLKRLGKPVVVANDCVAAVWGEYVFRHRVDNLVYITLSTGVGIGAIVNGTLLLGKDGNAHELGHAVIDFRQGRPCGCGGVGHFEAYVGGANMPRWFHEVTGGGPAEPAEIFRRHREGDLKARQFVDMWLEALAAGVATVVAAYDPELLLMGGSIALNNWDLISQELPRRLRKYLGVRPPEIKQASFGDDEVAIGAAALAYRIPDSLRKFGYPR; this is encoded by the coding sequence GTGGCGTTGTATCTAGGCGTCGACGTCGGGGCCACGTGGACCAGGGCCCTTCTCGTAGACGCCAACGCCCGTGTCTTAAATAGAGTAAAGATAAAGACGGGCGTCAACCCGCTCGCCGATGTGGCCGCGGCGGTGGAAAACTGGGAGTTTGACAGTATAGGAGTAGGGTCAATAGGCCCGATGGATCTCAGAAGCGGCTGGGTGGTTAATTCGCCTAATTCGCCCTCTAGGCAGTTCCCACTCGTAGATCCGTTGAAGAGACTTGGAAAACCCGTAGTGGTTGCCAACGACTGCGTCGCCGCGGTGTGGGGAGAATACGTCTTTAGACACCGTGTAGATAACCTAGTCTACATAACACTGTCAACCGGCGTGGGGATAGGGGCGATCGTCAACGGCACCCTACTCCTCGGCAAGGACGGAAATGCACACGAGCTGGGACACGCAGTTATCGACTTCCGCCAGGGCCGGCCATGCGGCTGTGGTGGAGTCGGGCACTTCGAGGCGTATGTGGGAGGCGCCAACATGCCCAGGTGGTTCCACGAGGTGACGGGAGGGGGTCCGGCGGAGCCGGCGGAGATATTTAGACGGCACAGAGAGGGGGATCTAAAGGCGAGGCAGTTCGTCGACATGTGGCTCGAGGCCCTCGCCGCGGGCGTGGCCACCGTGGTGGCCGCATACGACCCAGAGCTGTTGCTAATGGGGGGCTCAATAGCGCTGAACAACTGGGACCTCATATCACAGGAGTTGCCAAGACGGCTTAGGAAATACTTGGGGGTGAGGCCGCCTGAGATAAAACAAGCCTCTTTCGGCGACGACGAGGTGGCCATCGGCGCCGCCGCGCTCGCCTACAGGATACCAGACAGCTTGAGGAAGTTTGGATACCCTAGATAG
- a CDS encoding alanine--glyoxylate aminotransferase family protein has protein sequence MYRRFSERRILTPGPTELPQSVKATLVRETTNPDLDPRFFQEYREVVEMLRPILGAWRSRVYVWVGEAMLGLEAAVANAVKPGAKVLVVDNGVYGAGFADLVRMYGGVPVTPGFNWRRGADPAAVERFLERERDVEVVTLVHCDTPSTVYNDLREIAKVVSSHGALLIVDAVSSIAADEIKMDEWGVDVLIGGSQKALNAPPGLTILAVSKKAFEKAGDVGRQSFYMSYRVWDEWLEKGGFPYTMSDVLLYALRESLRRIHEEGLASVYQRHKAAREAARRGVEALGLEPYVERVECNCPTATAFKTPVPAPRLRRHIWEKYGVLLAGSWGQLEGDVMRIGHMGIQASADQVATAVAVLGAALQDMGIAANVGKAVEAVLDAFK, from the coding sequence ATGTATAGGAGGTTCTCCGAGCGGCGGATACTGACGCCCGGCCCCACCGAGTTGCCCCAGAGCGTAAAAGCTACATTGGTTAGAGAAACCACAAACCCCGACCTGGACCCCAGATTCTTCCAGGAGTATAGGGAGGTGGTGGAGATGCTGAGGCCTATCCTCGGGGCGTGGCGCTCCCGTGTATATGTGTGGGTTGGGGAGGCGATGCTCGGCCTCGAGGCGGCTGTGGCCAACGCCGTGAAGCCGGGGGCCAAGGTGCTGGTGGTGGACAACGGCGTCTACGGCGCGGGGTTCGCCGACCTCGTACGGATGTACGGCGGCGTGCCCGTAACGCCGGGGTTTAACTGGAGGAGGGGCGCCGACCCGGCCGCCGTTGAGAGGTTTTTGGAGAGGGAGAGGGATGTGGAGGTTGTGACTCTGGTCCACTGCGACACGCCCTCCACCGTGTACAACGATCTGAGGGAGATCGCCAAGGTGGTGTCGAGTCACGGCGCCCTGCTCATAGTCGACGCGGTGTCCTCCATTGCGGCCGACGAGATAAAGATGGACGAGTGGGGCGTGGACGTGCTTATCGGCGGCTCTCAGAAGGCTCTCAACGCGCCGCCTGGGCTCACCATACTGGCGGTGAGCAAGAAGGCGTTTGAGAAGGCCGGGGATGTTGGCCGCCAGTCCTTCTATATGAGCTACCGCGTCTGGGACGAGTGGCTTGAAAAAGGCGGCTTCCCCTACACCATGTCAGACGTGTTGCTGTACGCGCTGAGGGAGAGCCTCCGCAGGATACACGAGGAGGGGCTCGCCTCTGTCTACCAGCGCCACAAAGCCGCCAGGGAGGCGGCTAGGAGGGGGGTGGAGGCGCTTGGCTTGGAGCCCTATGTGGAGCGTGTAGAGTGCAACTGCCCGACGGCCACGGCCTTCAAGACGCCGGTGCCCGCCCCCCGCCTCCGTAGACATATATGGGAGAAATACGGCGTCCTCCTTGCCGGGAGCTGGGGCCAGCTGGAGGGCGACGTGATGCGCATAGGCCACATGGGCATCCAGGCCTCGGCTGACCAGGTGGCGACGGCCGTGGCGGTGCTAGGCGCCGCGTTGCAGGATATGGGCATCGCCGCCAACGTGGGAAAGGCCGTGGAGGCTGTGCTAGACGCCTTTAAGTAA
- a CDS encoding extracellular solute-binding protein, protein MRIWHALNPEEESVFKQIAAMYMQSHPNVQVVFENKAPDLQTAVLAAISTGEKFDLFIWAHDWIGLMVEAGVLKPVDNEVADVLPKFAVSIPQYKGHIYGLPFTAETVALICNKKIVAEPPKTFADLLKIMQQYNKPPQSYGIAYVVNPYFISAWIHGAGGYYFDDKTEKQGLTNPKSIAGFVFFKTYIMPYVGPNPTDYNTQVSLFLSGQAPCMVNGPWSIGAVKQKGLDIFVAPLPPVNSTYVPRPYGGLKMFYVTIYASREAIDFMKWFTSDPQVAKILVDKLGYVPVLKDVQVQDPIVQGFYEAVKNVYLMPVSPKMQPVWGAVDLVIQNAIVSDQKSIQQAVNDAAKDLCARDNC, encoded by the coding sequence GTGAGGATTTGGCACGCGCTTAATCCAGAGGAGGAGTCGGTGTTTAAACAAATTGCGGCGATGTATATGCAGAGCCACCCCAACGTCCAGGTAGTGTTTGAAAACAAGGCTCCTGATCTCCAGACGGCGGTTCTTGCCGCTATATCGACAGGCGAGAAGTTCGACTTGTTTATATGGGCCCACGACTGGATTGGGCTGATGGTGGAGGCCGGCGTGTTGAAGCCCGTGGATAACGAGGTCGCTGACGTCTTGCCGAAATTTGCCGTGTCGATACCGCAGTACAAGGGCCACATCTACGGCCTGCCGTTCACGGCGGAGACGGTGGCGTTGATATGCAACAAGAAGATAGTGGCAGAGCCTCCCAAAACCTTCGCCGACTTGTTGAAGATAATGCAGCAGTACAACAAGCCGCCTCAGAGCTACGGCATAGCGTACGTTGTAAATCCCTACTTTATCTCTGCGTGGATACACGGCGCCGGCGGCTACTACTTTGACGACAAGACAGAAAAGCAGGGTCTGACAAATCCCAAGTCTATCGCCGGGTTCGTCTTCTTCAAGACGTATATCATGCCCTACGTAGGGCCCAACCCCACCGACTACAACACACAGGTGAGTCTATTCCTCAGCGGCCAGGCGCCGTGCATGGTAAACGGGCCGTGGAGCATCGGCGCGGTGAAGCAGAAAGGGCTTGACATATTTGTGGCGCCGCTACCCCCCGTAAACAGCACCTACGTCCCGAGGCCCTACGGAGGGTTGAAGATGTTCTACGTCACAATCTACGCGTCTAGGGAGGCCATAGACTTCATGAAGTGGTTCACCTCAGACCCGCAGGTGGCCAAGATTCTCGTTGATAAGCTAGGCTACGTCCCAGTGCTGAAAGACGTACAGGTGCAGGATCCCATAGTGCAGGGCTTCTACGAGGCGGTGAAGAACGTATACCTCATGCCCGTGTCGCCAAAAATGCAACCAGTGTGGGGAGCTGTGGATTTGGTAATCCAAAACGCCATCGTCTCCGACCAGAAGTCTATCCAGCAGGCGGTTAACGACGCGGCGAAAGACCTCTGCGCGAGAGACAACTGTTAA